In a single window of the Cydia splendana chromosome 20, ilCydSple1.2, whole genome shotgun sequence genome:
- the LOC134800647 gene encoding uncharacterized protein LOC134800647 produces MDRTLYYSELFQILISAMMTVLPSLLAEISADEVDKIRTILANQLLTNPGKRIEHNVDLMMPMDWMTTMTTIKTLMMTSTIIMTLMLIAEKEVREALQDSLTYLRTRRFRCVIWRSVDIDASTPFSFISLLTSYVTVMIQFMKPQISNT; encoded by the exons AGGACGTTATACTACAGCGAACTCTTCCAAATACTGATCAGTGCCATGATGACCGTGTTGCCGTCGCTGCTAGCCGAAATTTCTGCTGATGAAGTTGATAAGATCAGAACCATTCTAGCTAATCAGTTATTGACAAACCCaggtaa GAGGATAGAACATAATGTTGATCTGATGATGCCGATGGATTGGATG ACAACTATGACGACGATAAAGACATTAATGATGACGTCGACGATTATAATGACGTTAATGCTCATTGCAGAAAAGGAGGTCCGTGAAGCGCTGCAAGACTCATTGACGTACTTGCGCACGCGTCGATTCCGTTGCGTGATTTGGCGCTCCGTCGACATCGACGCGTCCACTCCGTTCTCCTTTATATCGCTGCTCACCAGCTACGTCACCGTCATGATACAGTTCATGAAGCCGCAGATTTCGAATACATAG